In the Malania oleifera isolate guangnan ecotype guangnan chromosome 1, ASM2987363v1, whole genome shotgun sequence genome, one interval contains:
- the LOC131163085 gene encoding dof zinc finger protein DOF2.4-like yields the protein MIQELLGGTAAGLIGAERKISITNGGSTVFEPSPSPSPSPSPSPSPSSSSGTAPATTSEVQNLRCPRCDSSNTKFCYYNNYNLTQPRHFCKTCRRYWTKGGALRNVPIGGGCRKNKSTAIAGPSAGKTAPGKVKMLSSEIGKVSAGGFEHHQELPSTGAPILWASPQNSHLLALLRATQNPSPSSNSNPNAISVKEEGFMMGTHMLQDSAGGGGAVYARNQPVPSIGTYSSLWRSNNQQVPNSNGFGVAEAQNSGVQELYQRLRSSAGNYHGSSSSTDHYSPVVLSSNATSLSSYNSSSSSTSILESAPVTESEPGYWNGAYSWSDLPTTNGSAYP from the coding sequence ATGATTCAGGAGCTGTTAGGAGGCACTGCTGCAGGTCTCATAGGAGCAGAGAGAAAAATCTCCATCACTAATGGAGGATCCACAGTTTTTGAACCTTCCCCTTCACCTTCACCGTCACCTTCTCCTTCgccttccccttcttcttcttccgggACTGCTCCAGCGACAACTTCTGAGGTCCAAAACTTGAGATGCCCTCGCTGTGATTCTTCAAACACAAAGTTCTGCTACTACAACAACTACAACCTAACTCAGCCTCGCCACTTCTGCAAGACCTGCCGCCGGTACTGGACTAAAGGTGGCGCCCTCCGCAACGTCCCAATCGGAGGCGGGTGCCGAAAGAACAAGAGCACCGCCATCGCTGGTCCCTCGGCAGGAAAAACAGCCCCCGGAAAGGTGAAGATGCTGTCGTCAGAGATCGGAAAAGTCAGCGCCGGGGGGTTTGAGCACCACCAGGAGCTTCCTTCTACCGGCGCCCCAATTCTGTGGGCCTCACCGCAGAATTCTCATCTCTTGGCTTTACTAAGagcaacccaaaaccctagccctAGCTCTAACTCAAACCCTAATGCCATTTCTGTGAAGGAGGAGGGATTTATGATGGGAACCCACATGCTGCAGGATTCGGCTGGTGGTGGTGGTGCGGTGTATGCTCGAAACCAGCCGGTTCCCTCAATCGGAACGTACAGCTCTCTCTGGAGAAGCAATAATCaacaagttcctaattcaaatgGGTTTGGAGTTGCGGAAGCTCAAAACTCAGGTGTTCAAGAGCTGTACCAAAGGCTCAGATCATCAGCTGGGAATTATCATGGGAGTAGTAGTAGTACTGATCATTACTCACCAGTAGTTCTCAGCAGCAATGCAACTTCGTTATCTTCAtataattcttcttcttcctcaacTTCAATTCTGGAGTCAGCTCCGGTCACCGAGAGCGAACCGGGTTACTGGAATGGAGCGTATTCGTGGTCCGATCTGCCAACAACAAATGGCAGTGCATATCCTTGA
- the LOC131153310 gene encoding L-ascorbate oxidase homolog produces MTRGVSLMQFFSATLAWFFVYGVRGEDAYRYFTWKVTYGTISPLNVSQQGILINGQFPGPPLECVTNDNIIVNVFNDLDEPFLITWTGINQRKNSWQDGVLGTNCPIPPKSNYTYKFQTKDQIGTFYYFPSTLMHRAAGGFGAINVASRSIIPIPYPTPAGEFTLLVGDWYKSSPKALQEKLDSGSPLPLPDGILINGLPHKSVFTGEKGKTYKFRISNVGISTSFNFRIQGHTMILIEIEGAHTLQEVYESLDVHVGQSVTVLVTLDAGSKDYSIVASTRFTKPIFTATAVLHYADSQTPPSEPLPIGPTYHVHWSMKQARTFRLNMTANAARPNPQGSFHYGTIPVVRTLILNNSVANINGKLRYAVNRVSYINPTTPLKLADYFNIPDVFNLNTIQDTPTPGPSVLGASVVNTTFHDFIEIIFQNNESSIQSWHLDGYSFWTVGFGSKQWTPAMRQRYNKADAVTRHTVQVYPNSWSAILVSLDNKGTWNLRSAIWGRQYLGQQLYVRVWNNEKSPYTEYDIPQNAILCGKAQHT; encoded by the exons ATGACAAGAGGGGTCAGTTTAATGCAATTTTTTTCTGCAACACTGGCATGGTTTTTTGTTTATGGGGTGAGAGGTGAAGACGCATATAGATACTTTACATGGAAAGTCACATACGGGACAATATCTCCTCTTAATGTTTCTCAACAG GGCATCCTCATTAATGGACAATTTCCTGGCCCCCCTCTTGAATGTGTGACTAATGACAACATCATCGTCAATGTCTTTAACGATCTCGACGAACCCTTTCTCATTACATG GACTGGAATTAATCAAAGGAAGAACTCATGGCAAGACGGTGTGCTTGGAACGAATTGTCCAATCCCTCCAAAATCAAATTACACGTACAAGTTCCAAACAAAAGACCAGATAGGAACATTCTACTACTTCCCCTCTACTCTGATGCATAGAGCTGCTGGGGGTTTTGGGGCTATAAATGTCGCTTCCAGATCAATCATACCAATCCCCTATCCTACACCTGCTGGAGAATTTACTTTACTCGTTGGAGATTGGTACAAGTCTAGCCCTAAG GCTTTGCAGGAAAAGCTTGACTCAGGAAGTCCTCTTCCCCTTCCTGATGGTATTCTTATTAATGGGCTTCCTCATAAATCTGTCTTCACTGGTGAAAAAG GCAAAACTTACAAGTTCCGGATCTCAAATGTGGGCATATCCACTTCATTCAATTTTAGGATTCAAGGACATACCATGATATTGATTGAAATAGAAGGAGCTCATACACTTCAGGAAGTTTACGAGTCACTCGACGTTCATGTTGGGCAATCCGTTACTGTTTTGGTAACCTTAGATGCAGGATCCAAGGACTACTCCATTGTTGCTTCAACCCGTTTCACGAAACCCATTTTCACTGCCACTGCAGTACTTCACTATGCCGATTCACAGACCCCTCCCTCAGAACCATTGCCTATTGGCCCCACTTATCACGTTCACTGGTCTATGAAGCAAGCTAGGACATTCAG ATTAAACATGACAGCCAATGCAGCCAGGCCTAACCCTCAAGGATCATTTCATTATGGGACTATACCAGTTGTAAGAACACTGATCCTAAACAACTCTGTAGCTAATATAAATGGCAAGCTTCGGTATGCTGTAAACAGAGTCTCCTACATCAACCCCACCACGCCATTGAAGCTCGCAGACTACTTCAACATCCCTGATGTCTTCAACCTCAACACAATTCAGGACACACCTACTCCTGGCCCTTCAGTCCTTGGAGCTTCTGTCGTAAACACAACTTTCCATGATTTCATCGAGATCATCTTCCAAAACAATGAGAGCAGCATCCAGTCCTGGCATCTTGATGGCTATTCTTTCTGGACTGTTGG atTTGGCTCCAAACAGTGGACTCCGGCCATGAGGCAACGTTACAATAAGGCCGATGCTGTTACTAGACACACTGTTCAG GTATATCCAAATTCCTGGAGCGCGATATTGGTGTCATTGGACAACAAGGGTACGTGGAATTTGAGGTCTGCAATCTGGGGAAGGCAGTATTTGGGGCAGCAATTATATGTGAGAGTTTGGAACAATGAAAAGAGCCCTTACACTGAGTATGACATCCCGCAGAACGCAATTCTCTGCGGCAAGGCTCAGCACACATAG